The Candidatus Zymogenus saltonus genome includes a window with the following:
- a CDS encoding glycosyltransferase family 4 protein, whose amino-acid sequence MGYKVAFVIDKFDPARGGAEGYARDLCRGLADRGFEVHVLARVGRTDDERINIHIIPAVRYPKFLRLYTFVEGVEREIERGDYDIVHAVGYNTGINVLNPHSGVEQSWIDGDDNSRESGIGRRLAWIKRLLSPRHHLILSLQRRQYGDMGVKAIIAIAEMVKRDIVKYHNVDEKKIEVVYNGVDMGRFSTKKRELYRAGERERLGIGEDEIIILLVSNNFRLKGVLPAIELLPVLRERAGEGRGKFRLMVVGRDNPRRYLRVARRLEVDELVRFIDYVPDLVPLYAAADIYFHPTFYDSCSLTVIEALASGLPVVTTEKNGASGLIESKETGWVIDDPRNKDESARALLYYFDDGLRKRAHRAAERFGERLSFDRNIDRVVQIYDKVVSLSG is encoded by the coding sequence ATGGGATATAAGGTCGCTTTTGTGATTGATAAATTCGACCCTGCAAGGGGCGGGGCCGAGGGGTACGCAAGAGATCTCTGCAGGGGTCTTGCCGACAGGGGATTCGAGGTGCACGTCCTTGCAAGGGTCGGGAGGACGGACGACGAGAGGATTAATATACACATCATCCCGGCCGTCCGGTATCCCAAGTTTTTGAGGCTTTACACCTTTGTGGAGGGGGTTGAGAGGGAGATAGAGAGGGGGGATTACGATATAGTCCACGCCGTGGGGTACAACACCGGGATTAACGTCCTCAACCCCCACTCCGGCGTCGAGCAGTCGTGGATAGATGGGGACGACAACTCCAGAGAGTCCGGGATCGGGAGGCGGCTTGCGTGGATAAAGAGGCTCCTCTCGCCGCGCCACCACCTGATCCTTTCCCTCCAGAGGCGCCAGTACGGGGATATGGGGGTAAAGGCGATTATAGCGATAGCGGAGATGGTCAAAAGGGATATTGTTAAATATCACAACGTTGATGAAAAGAAGATAGAAGTGGTGTATAATGGTGTGGACATGGGGAGGTTCTCAACAAAGAAAAGGGAGCTATACCGCGCAGGGGAGAGGGAGCGTCTCGGGATAGGAGAGGACGAGATCATAATTCTTCTCGTCTCGAACAACTTTAGATTGAAGGGGGTTCTCCCGGCGATCGAGCTTCTGCCCGTCTTGAGGGAGCGGGCCGGGGAGGGCCGCGGCAAATTCAGGCTTATGGTCGTCGGACGGGACAATCCCCGAAGATACTTGAGGGTGGCGAGGAGGCTTGAGGTGGATGAACTTGTTCGGTTTATCGATTATGTGCCAGACCTCGTCCCCCTGTATGCCGCGGCGGACATCTATTTTCACCCGACCTTCTATGACTCCTGCTCCCTTACCGTTATCGAGGCCCTTGCTTCGGGACTGCCTGTTGTGACGACCGAAAAGAACGGGGCCTCGGGATTGATCGAGTCCAAGGAGACGGGATGGGTCATCGACGATCCAAGGAATAAAGACGAGTCCGCCCGGGCCCTCCTTTACTATTTCGACGACGGCCTCCGTAAAAGGGCGCATCGGGCGGCCGAACGATTTGGAGAGAGACTCTCTTTCGATAGAAATATCGACAGAGTGGTACAAATATACGACAAGGTTGTTTCCCTTTCAGGTTGA
- a CDS encoding glycosyltransferase family 2 protein, with protein MKGDKLPISVYIITKDNIRTLKKALLSVSDWADEIVAVDSGSSDGTLELLKEFTDRVYHRDWPGFREQYQHAQDLTKNRWAIFIDADEEVSPKLVEEIKDLFKNGEPEKDGYIAHRKTYFLGKWIKYGGWSRDYEIRLYKKDMGRWEGGLHAKVHLKGKVGEFKNYYLHYTYSDISDQIKTMDLYSRMAVMDMVEAKRKPSISKLILNPLFRFFRDYFFRLGFLGGIPGLVIDVTNAYYVFLKYAKLWEYWHVSRRDEEVKDK; from the coding sequence ATGAAGGGTGATAAGCTTCCGATTTCGGTATATATAATTACCAAGGACAATATCCGAACGCTAAAAAAGGCCCTATTGAGCGTTTCGGACTGGGCGGACGAGATAGTCGCCGTGGACTCCGGCAGCAGCGACGGCACCCTCGAGTTATTGAAGGAGTTCACCGACAGGGTCTATCACAGGGACTGGCCAGGCTTCAGGGAACAATATCAACACGCCCAGGATTTGACCAAGAACCGCTGGGCGATCTTTATAGACGCCGATGAGGAGGTGTCTCCCAAGCTGGTCGAGGAGATAAAGGATTTGTTTAAAAATGGTGAGCCTGAAAAGGACGGTTACATCGCCCACAGAAAGACCTACTTTCTCGGAAAGTGGATAAAGTACGGCGGCTGGTCGAGGGATTACGAGATTCGTCTTTACAAAAAGGATATGGGGAGATGGGAGGGGGGACTCCACGCCAAGGTTCATCTTAAAGGGAAGGTGGGGGAGTTCAAAAACTATTACCTTCATTACACCTACAGCGATATATCCGACCAGATAAAGACAATGGACCTCTATTCGAGGATGGCTGTGATGGATATGGTAGAGGCCAAAAGGAAGCCGAGTATTTCAAAGCTCATCCTGAACCCCCTCTTCCGTTTTTTTAGGGATTACTTTTTCAGGCTCGGATTTTTAGGGGGCATCCCGGGGCTGGTCATAGATGTGACCAATGCGTATTACGTTTTCCTGAAATACGCTAAGCTTTGGGAATACTGGCACGTGTCCAGACGAGACGAAGAGGTTAAAGATAAATGA
- a CDS encoding DegT/DnrJ/EryC1/StrS family aminotransferase, with protein MIPVSDPKRGAAALRDEIVSAMTRVVDSGWYILGGEVSAFEEEFARYVGIKHAVSVASGTDALTLSLMVLGVGPGDGVVTVPNTAFPTAAAITRAGGRPVFVDVDPVSRTMDPYLLEELLKSGGGGAKGEGEIKGIIPVHLYGGPADMDAVNDIAKKNGLFVLEDCAQAHGALYKGVKAGTMSDIAAFSFYPTKNLPALGDAGMIVTDSDKLAERARSLRNYGQSSQYIHEDVGMNSRMDDLQASVLRLRLKALDRDNGQRREIAKKYDAGIKGEFILPREIKYTRHIYHLYVIETEERVTLIDHLKREDVGCGIHYPRPIHLQNAYKDLGYGRGDFPVSEKLADTVISIPVFPELEDGEVERVIEALNCFKA; from the coding sequence ATGATTCCGGTCTCCGATCCAAAGAGGGGCGCGGCGGCGTTGAGGGATGAGATAGTATCGGCCATGACAAGGGTCGTCGATTCGGGGTGGTACATCCTGGGCGGGGAGGTCTCCGCCTTTGAGGAGGAGTTCGCCCGATACGTTGGGATAAAGCACGCCGTATCCGTGGCCTCCGGGACGGACGCCCTGACCCTTTCCCTTATGGTCTTGGGAGTAGGTCCGGGGGACGGCGTTGTGACGGTCCCGAACACCGCCTTTCCCACCGCCGCTGCTATAACAAGGGCGGGCGGGAGGCCGGTTTTTGTGGACGTCGATCCGGTATCCCGCACGATGGACCCCTACCTCTTGGAGGAGCTTCTTAAGTCGGGAGGAGGCGGCGCTAAGGGGGAGGGCGAAATAAAGGGGATCATTCCCGTCCACCTCTACGGCGGGCCGGCGGATATGGACGCCGTCAACGATATTGCAAAAAAGAACGGCCTCTTTGTCCTCGAGGACTGCGCCCAGGCCCACGGCGCCCTCTATAAGGGGGTAAAAGCGGGGACAATGAGCGATATAGCCGCGTTCTCGTTCTATCCGACGAAGAACCTCCCCGCCCTCGGCGACGCGGGGATGATAGTCACCGACAGTGACAAGCTGGCCGAGAGGGCAAGAAGTTTGAGGAACTACGGCCAGAGCTCTCAGTATATCCACGAGGATGTGGGGATGAACAGCCGGATGGACGACCTGCAGGCCTCGGTGTTGAGGCTGAGGCTCAAGGCCCTCGACCGCGACAACGGACAGAGGAGGGAGATAGCAAAGAAATACGACGCAGGAATAAAGGGCGAATTTATACTGCCGAGAGAGATAAAGTACACCCGCCACATCTATCACCTGTACGTAATCGAGACTGAAGAGAGGGTGACGCTCATCGACCACCTCAAACGGGAGGACGTGGGTTGTGGGATTCATTACCCGAGGCCGATCCACCTCCAAAACGCGTATAAAGACCTCGGGTACGGCCGGGGGGACTTCCCCGTATCGGAAAAGCTGGCCGACACGGTAATCTCGATCCCTGTGTTCCCGGAGCTCGAAGACGGCGAGGTGGAAAGGGTGATCGAGGCGTTGAACTGCTTTAAAGCGTGA
- a CDS encoding glycosyltransferase family 4 protein, which produces MKILQVFADWKWTGPSEPILLQTRALMERGNEVVLSAAYPPKGAGEAESIVSYAKEMGIKVDGSVSWDRRTKPGNLFGIPTIIRDTNSFRRLIDNIPADIVSAHSSHDHFIAKRAIRGSLSRPLLVRTDHKRDFISGGIGNRFLMNRGTDGVVTFSRAGASSLLRYFRIPRDKILVVDPALDLDRWDPALPAADMRSELNIPRDAPVIGMVARFQKYRKTDVVISAFAKVLKKFPNARLLLIGRSSQMEESVVKPARRLGIEDKIITPGYMTKYYRDALKVIDIFVFMMPGSDGTARALREAMGLGIPVAAAKVGMIPEIVEDGVSGLLMEPNSMAVETVLLKLLGDEGLRKRLGRGARERGLSRFDVKVQAEKIENFFRGLISNKGFGGA; this is translated from the coding sequence ATGAAGATCCTTCAGGTATTTGCGGATTGGAAGTGGACGGGGCCCTCGGAGCCGATTCTTTTACAGACGAGGGCGCTGATGGAGAGGGGAAACGAAGTTGTCCTGTCTGCGGCCTACCCGCCGAAAGGGGCGGGGGAGGCGGAGAGCATCGTATCTTATGCAAAGGAGATGGGAATAAAGGTTGACGGGTCGGTAAGCTGGGACAGGCGAACGAAGCCCGGAAACCTGTTCGGAATCCCAACGATCATAAGGGACACTAACTCCTTTCGGAGGTTGATCGACAATATACCGGCGGATATCGTATCGGCCCATTCCTCCCACGACCACTTTATCGCCAAAAGAGCGATTAGGGGGAGCCTGTCGAGGCCGCTCCTTGTGAGGACGGATCACAAGCGCGACTTTATATCGGGCGGCATCGGGAACCGCTTTTTGATGAACAGGGGCACGGACGGGGTCGTGACGTTTTCAAGGGCGGGGGCGTCCTCTTTGCTGAGGTATTTTCGGATCCCGAGGGATAAGATCCTTGTGGTCGATCCCGCCCTCGACCTCGACAGGTGGGACCCCGCCCTCCCCGCCGCGGACATGCGCTCGGAGCTCAATATCCCGAGGGACGCCCCGGTCATCGGGATGGTGGCGAGATTTCAGAAATACAGGAAGACCGACGTGGTGATCTCGGCGTTTGCAAAGGTCCTCAAGAAATTCCCGAATGCGAGGCTCCTCCTGATCGGGAGGAGCTCCCAGATGGAAGAGAGCGTTGTCAAGCCCGCCCGGAGGCTCGGAATCGAAGACAAGATCATAACCCCGGGGTATATGACAAAATATTACAGGGACGCCCTGAAGGTCATCGACATCTTCGTCTTCATGATGCCCGGCTCCGACGGGACGGCGAGGGCGTTGAGGGAGGCGATGGGACTCGGAATCCCCGTAGCGGCTGCAAAGGTGGGGATGATACCAGAGATTGTCGAGGACGGCGTTTCGGGTCTCCTTATGGAGCCGAACAGCATGGCCGTGGAGACGGTATTGCTGAAGCTTTTAGGGGACGAAGGCTTAAGGAAGAGACTTGGGAGGGGAGCGAGGGAGAGGGGACTGAGTCGATTCGATGTAAAGGTTCAGGCGGAGAAGATTGAGAATTTCTTCAGGGGGCTTATTTCGAATAAGGGATTCGGCGGGGCGTAA
- a CDS encoding glycosyltransferase family 2 protein → MDRGVSISVVIPTHDVKKRGDSLKEAVGSVLSQSRLPDEIIVVNGGDDRLTLKGIAGSDLIMIRVVSSNRHGPSAARNRGILEAKGDYIAFLDDDDLWHPEKLEIQMDYLEKNPEIWMVSSTMVPMGGDIRIKGGRWISGDLFGVLYMKSIVPTPTVVVKREVFDRVGFFNEEMMRAEDYDLWLRITRFFPTAHLKSPLGWVGRGAGRLSDDKVDLRKNSIRLLEKYYDPKRISKGKYRKRMSELEIYLGREYMKIGDLKEGRSHFVKAVRFRPLSLRPYRYLLGSVLR, encoded by the coding sequence ATGGACAGAGGCGTATCGATATCCGTCGTAATCCCCACCCACGACGTCAAAAAGAGGGGGGATTCGCTTAAGGAGGCCGTGGGGAGCGTTTTGTCGCAGAGTCGTCTCCCGGACGAGATAATCGTGGTGAACGGCGGAGACGACAGATTGACGCTTAAAGGGATTGCCGGGTCAGATTTGATAATGATAAGGGTGGTGAGTTCAAATAGGCACGGCCCCTCCGCCGCAAGGAACAGAGGGATTTTGGAGGCTAAGGGGGATTACATTGCGTTTCTGGACGACGACGACCTGTGGCACCCGGAAAAGCTCGAGATACAGATGGACTACCTGGAGAAAAATCCGGAGATATGGATGGTCTCCTCCACTATGGTCCCAATGGGGGGAGACATAAGAATCAAAGGGGGGCGCTGGATATCGGGGGATCTGTTCGGAGTGCTCTACATGAAGAGCATCGTCCCCACCCCCACCGTCGTCGTCAAGAGGGAGGTCTTCGACAGGGTGGGGTTTTTCAACGAGGAGATGATGAGGGCGGAGGATTACGACCTCTGGCTCAGAATAACCCGCTTTTTTCCCACGGCCCACCTGAAGTCGCCCCTGGGCTGGGTGGGTAGGGGGGCCGGCCGCCTCAGCGACGACAAGGTCGACCTCAGGAAAAACTCCATCAGGCTTCTTGAGAAATATTACGACCCGAAGAGGATATCAAAAGGGAAATACAGAAAGAGGATGTCAGAGCTTGAGATCTATCTCGGGAGGGAATATATGAAAATCGGTGATCTCAAGGAGGGAAGGAGCCATTTCGTGAAGGCCGTAAGATTCAGGCCGTTGAGTCTGAGACCCTATCGTTACCTTTTAGGCTCGGTGTTAAGATGA
- a CDS encoding glycosyltransferase family 4 protein, protein MKRLAFLMHKGFEGRFRVKEFIPYFEENGVEVSLVRVPGGMVKRLSTFRRLREFDVVIIQRKLLTALDLFFVKRYAKKSVFDFDDAIMYRSSRHKSQHSRGRMRKFRNMMKSVDAVFAGNSYLAGLAAKFTTPERIHIFPTVVDLNEYGIKEYKGKREKNDGFTVGWIGTSTNLHYLKAIGPALEEFAGKYKGVRLKIVCDKFFDLNGVDVIKKEWIPEEVEADLKSFDVGVMPLTDDIWARGKCGFKVVQYLATGVPAVASPVGINSDLVINGDTGFRAENHDEWVKSLSSLYEDRGLIEKMGLSGRRLVEKGFSLQAMAPRYLEVLRKIAGE, encoded by the coding sequence ATGAAACGTCTCGCATTTTTGATGCACAAGGGATTCGAGGGGAGGTTTCGGGTAAAGGAGTTCATCCCCTATTTCGAGGAAAACGGAGTCGAGGTGTCCCTCGTCAGGGTCCCCGGCGGGATGGTAAAGAGGCTCTCGACCTTTAGGCGCTTAAGGGAATTCGACGTCGTGATCATACAGAGGAAGCTTCTTACCGCCCTGGACCTCTTCTTCGTGAAGCGCTACGCGAAAAAGAGTGTCTTTGATTTCGACGATGCGATCATGTACCGCTCCTCCCGGCACAAGAGCCAGCATTCCAGGGGGAGAATGAGGAAGTTCAGGAACATGATGAAGAGCGTGGACGCCGTCTTTGCGGGAAACAGCTACCTGGCCGGATTGGCCGCGAAGTTCACGACGCCCGAGAGGATACATATCTTTCCCACGGTCGTTGACCTAAACGAATACGGGATCAAGGAGTACAAAGGGAAAAGAGAAAAAAATGACGGCTTCACGGTGGGTTGGATAGGGACATCGACAAATCTCCACTACCTGAAGGCGATAGGCCCTGCCCTCGAGGAGTTTGCCGGAAAATATAAAGGGGTCAGGCTCAAGATAGTGTGTGACAAGTTTTTCGACCTGAACGGGGTCGATGTGATAAAGAAGGAGTGGATACCGGAGGAGGTTGAGGCTGACCTCAAGAGCTTCGATGTGGGGGTTATGCCGCTGACCGACGACATCTGGGCGAGGGGAAAGTGCGGGTTCAAGGTGGTACAGTACCTGGCCACGGGAGTTCCCGCCGTGGCGTCTCCGGTGGGGATAAACAGCGACCTCGTGATTAACGGCGACACCGGATTCAGAGCCGAAAATCACGACGAGTGGGTGAAAAGCCTGTCGAGTCTTTACGAAGACCGGGGGCTGATCGAAAAAATGGGTCTCTCGGGGAGAAGGCTCGTGGAGAAGGGTTTCTCCCTTCAGGCCATGGCGCCGAGATACCTCGAGGTCTTGAGAAAGATAGCCGGGGAGTGA
- a CDS encoding metallophosphoesterase, translating into MSKALFSAVISITIAVAVLFGVGANSAEIVIGPVLEFPGADRMTIFWETDVAAVGGIALVVGGGAERIRSTVLEASTAHRVVLNELLPATEYSYSVLADGVSLYTSKFKTLPAEGDYRVVLVGDIHAPAEPFSTLAPLIERKSPDFVVLLGDLVCEGENRHEWDSLFELGRNLFDHVPVFPVIGDHDFDRGDGVHLYERFFSESDDGGEKNRYYVENICGDLFIFLDVESGGIRQWIWFADTLMKAAQDAGRGRIYVLSHEGVVSFKGNRKGCFLLKHFLGIMSYAGVSALISGHDHHFVAGRTHNGIDFFVTGGGGGALYDINPENFYAKFVGVMEESYKGYHFLVMDVSDKGFTVTVVNQKGEEIYRKEVKEPR; encoded by the coding sequence ATGTCAAAGGCCCTTTTTTCGGCCGTAATATCAATTACAATTGCGGTTGCGGTTCTCTTCGGCGTCGGGGCGAATTCGGCCGAGATCGTTATTGGGCCCGTTTTGGAGTTTCCGGGGGCCGATAGAATGACGATCTTCTGGGAGACAGACGTCGCCGCGGTAGGAGGGATTGCTTTGGTCGTTGGTGGGGGTGCGGAGAGGATCAGGTCTACGGTTCTGGAGGCCTCTACAGCCCACAGGGTTGTCCTCAACGAGCTTTTGCCGGCGACCGAGTACAGCTATTCGGTTTTGGCGGACGGGGTGTCCTTGTACACGAGCAAATTTAAGACGCTTCCGGCGGAGGGGGACTACAGGGTTGTGCTTGTGGGGGATATCCACGCCCCCGCAGAGCCTTTTTCAACCCTGGCCCCTCTGATCGAGAGGAAGTCTCCCGATTTTGTCGTCCTTCTCGGGGACCTTGTGTGCGAGGGGGAAAACAGGCACGAGTGGGACTCTCTTTTCGAGCTTGGACGAAACCTCTTTGACCATGTGCCGGTCTTTCCCGTAATAGGGGACCATGACTTTGACAGGGGGGATGGGGTTCATTTATACGAAAGATTCTTTTCAGAATCTGATGACGGGGGCGAAAAAAACCGGTACTATGTGGAGAATATTTGTGGAGACCTTTTCATCTTCCTCGATGTGGAGTCGGGGGGGATAAGACAGTGGATATGGTTTGCCGATACACTCATGAAGGCGGCCCAGGACGCCGGGAGGGGGCGAATCTACGTCCTATCTCACGAGGGGGTTGTAAGCTTTAAGGGAAATAGAAAGGGATGTTTCCTTTTAAAACACTTTCTTGGGATAATGAGTTACGCCGGGGTGTCCGCCCTTATTTCGGGCCACGATCACCACTTCGTCGCGGGAAGGACGCATAACGGAATAGACTTTTTCGTGACCGGCGGGGGCGGCGGCGCCCTGTACGACATAAATCCCGAAAACTTCTACGCGAAATTCGTGGGGGTAATGGAGGAATCGTACAAGGGGTACCATTTTCTCGTGATGGACGTTTCCGACAAAGGATTCACGGTCACGGTCGTGAACCAGAAGGGTGAGGAGATTTACAGGAAGGAAGTGAAGGAGCCGAGGTGA
- a CDS encoding glycosyltransferase: protein MKRIKVLRIITRLNVGGPAIHAVLLTKYLDPERFESVLVTGEVGENEGDMGYLAEGYGVEPIFIPGLGREISMFEDIGAFFRLLSLILREEPDIIHTHLGKAGTLGRLAGALSKFVLIFKGETIKMFHTFHGHFFYGYFGPVMTRVFKYIEKTLALFCDRLIVLNESQKEDITRKYGVVPERKIEIVPLGFDFKFIEDSRGSGGRLREDAGLKKGEKLVGIVGRLTAIKNHRLFLDGASIYLNGGGSVPARFLVVGDGELKEDLEEYAERLGVEGRVKFTGWVREMGEVYDALDLLVLTSNNEGTPVTVIEAMASGIPVVATAVGGVPELLGGDAKGRMANGIDIVERGIIIPPGKGESLARAISIALSEGGPARETVGRARDFARKNFGSERLVKDIENLYIKSLDVA from the coding sequence ATGAAGAGGATAAAGGTTTTAAGAATCATCACGAGGCTTAACGTGGGGGGGCCGGCGATTCACGCCGTGCTCCTGACGAAATACCTCGATCCCGAGCGCTTCGAGAGCGTTCTCGTAACCGGAGAGGTGGGGGAAAACGAGGGGGATATGGGATACCTTGCGGAGGGGTACGGTGTAGAGCCGATATTTATACCGGGTCTCGGCAGGGAGATAAGCATGTTTGAGGATATAGGGGCTTTTTTCCGTCTCCTCTCCCTGATCTTGAGGGAGGAGCCTGATATTATCCACACGCATCTCGGAAAGGCCGGTACGCTGGGGAGGCTTGCGGGCGCCCTTTCAAAGTTTGTCTTGATTTTTAAGGGAGAGACGATTAAGATGTTTCACACCTTTCACGGACATTTTTTCTATGGATATTTCGGCCCGGTGATGACCCGGGTCTTTAAATATATCGAAAAAACGCTGGCCCTTTTCTGTGATCGGCTGATAGTCTTAAACGAGAGCCAGAAGGAGGATATAACCCGAAAGTACGGGGTGGTTCCTGAGAGGAAGATCGAGATAGTGCCCCTCGGGTTCGACTTTAAGTTCATCGAAGATTCGAGGGGAAGCGGCGGGCGGTTGAGAGAGGATGCGGGATTGAAGAAGGGGGAGAAGCTCGTGGGCATCGTTGGGAGACTCACCGCCATAAAGAACCACCGCCTCTTTCTTGACGGGGCCTCGATCTACCTCAACGGGGGCGGGTCCGTGCCGGCGAGGTTTCTCGTCGTGGGGGACGGGGAGCTCAAGGAGGATCTCGAGGAATATGCCGAAAGGCTGGGGGTTGAAGGAAGGGTCAAGTTCACCGGCTGGGTAAGGGAGATGGGGGAGGTCTACGATGCCCTCGACCTTCTGGTGCTTACCTCCAACAACGAGGGGACGCCGGTCACGGTCATAGAGGCGATGGCGTCGGGCATCCCGGTTGTGGCCACCGCCGTTGGGGGTGTCCCGGAGCTTCTGGGGGGGGATGCGAAGGGGAGGATGGCAAATGGTATCGATATAGTCGAGCGCGGGATCATTATACCTCCAGGAAAAGGAGAGAGCCTGGCCCGGGCCATTTCCATCGCCCTTTCGGAGGGCGGCCCGGCCCGGGAGACGGTCGGAAGGGCGAGGGATTTTGCGCGGAAAAACTTCGGGAGTGAGAGGCTGGTAAAGGATATAGAAAATCTTTATATAAAATCTTTGGATGTGGCATGA
- a CDS encoding GDP-mannose 4,6-dehydratase: MKVLITGGAGFIGSYLAEGHLGKNDEVYIIDNLSTGSLKNIEHIRFDERLHLVTDSVLNEGVMNELVGKCDVIYHMAAAVGVKLIMENPVETIETNVRGTEVTLKMANLFKKRIIIASTSEVYGKAMDIKKGGVDLSETDDLLLGPTSKRRWAYACSKAVDEFLALAYYDEKGLPVTIVRLFNTVGPRQTGRYGMVIPTFVQSALLGKALPVFGDGTQSRCFTHVRDVARALMALMDCDKAVGQIVNIGSSDEITINDLAEKIIAYTNSKSKIEHIPYEKVYGSGFEDMERRKPDLAKANELVGYIPEKNIDDIIRDVVEYCGK, translated from the coding sequence ATGAAAGTATTGATTACAGGCGGGGCCGGGTTCATCGGCTCCTATTTGGCAGAGGGACACCTCGGAAAGAACGATGAGGTCTACATAATCGACAACCTCTCCACCGGAAGCCTCAAAAACATCGAGCATATCCGCTTCGATGAGAGGCTGCATCTCGTTACGGACTCGGTCTTGAACGAGGGAGTGATGAACGAGCTTGTCGGCAAATGCGACGTAATCTACCACATGGCGGCGGCCGTGGGCGTTAAGCTTATCATGGAAAACCCCGTCGAGACAATCGAGACCAACGTTCGGGGGACCGAGGTAACCCTCAAGATGGCGAACCTCTTCAAAAAGAGGATCATCATTGCATCGACTTCGGAGGTATATGGCAAGGCCATGGACATCAAGAAGGGGGGGGTTGACCTGAGCGAGACCGACGACCTTCTGCTTGGCCCCACGAGCAAGAGGAGGTGGGCCTACGCCTGCTCCAAGGCGGTGGACGAGTTTCTTGCCCTCGCCTACTACGACGAAAAGGGGCTTCCGGTTACCATAGTCCGCCTCTTTAACACCGTGGGCCCCCGCCAGACGGGACGCTACGGGATGGTAATACCGACCTTTGTTCAGTCGGCGCTTCTGGGCAAGGCCCTTCCCGTTTTCGGGGACGGGACGCAGTCGAGATGTTTCACCCACGTAAGGGATGTCGCCAGGGCGCTCATGGCTCTCATGGACTGCGATAAAGCGGTGGGTCAAATCGTGAATATAGGGAGCTCCGACGAGATTACCATCAACGACCTTGCCGAGAAGATAATCGCGTATACGAACAGTAAGTCTAAGATAGAGCATATACCCTACGAAAAGGTGTACGGGAGCGGATTCGAGGATATGGAGAGGCGCAAGCCCGACCTCGCAAAGGCCAATGAGCTTGTCGGTTACATCCCCGAGAAAAACATCGATGACATCATAAGGGATGTCGTGGAGTATTGCGGAAAATAG